Proteins from a genomic interval of Methanococcoides sp. AM1:
- a CDS encoding radical SAM protein — translation MRLIGLSDNKGQLRVEFAGCNMICPYCVHIRQPKKEYSIEDVVDLAKSSESKDVYLGGAEPTLQKELLPLIEGLHAAGKSILLKSNGMKPDVLEKALPFVRGFVIEIKAPLDDIPAIMELTGLSEERSIKYVSLLHESLDIAKQKWLRVWIRVIPEFINAETLARILPDIEDASEVMLYQFMSNPDFDLPFKGHDKPTPEWDEVRKLGEMLLEKVQKVRILGDGGKLLLEK, via the coding sequence ATGAGACTGATAGGCCTATCTGATAATAAGGGACAGTTACGCGTGGAATTTGCCGGATGCAATATGATATGCCCATATTGTGTACACATACGCCAGCCCAAGAAGGAATATTCCATCGAGGATGTTGTGGATCTTGCAAAAAGCTCTGAAAGTAAGGATGTTTATCTGGGTGGTGCGGAACCAACGCTCCAGAAGGAGCTTCTTCCCCTTATCGAAGGACTCCACGCTGCCGGCAAAAGTATACTGCTCAAATCCAATGGCATGAAGCCGGATGTACTTGAGAAGGCACTTCCTTTTGTCAGGGGATTTGTTATTGAGATCAAAGCACCTCTTGATGATATTCCTGCGATCATGGAGCTTACTGGCCTCTCGGAGGAGCGCAGTATCAAATACGTCTCTTTACTGCACGAATCCCTGGATATTGCAAAACAGAAATGGCTGAGGGTCTGGATAAGGGTAATTCCGGAGTTTATCAATGCTGAAACGCTAGCTCGTATCCTGCCGGATATAGAGGATGCATCAGAGGTCATGCTGTACCAGTTCATGAGCAATCCTGATTTCGACTTGCCGTTCAAAGGACATGATAAGCCAACTCCGGAATGGGATGAGGTTCGAAAGCTTGGTGAGATGTTACTTGAGAAGG
- a CDS encoding transglutaminase family protein — protein MVCRHCLLITIIYFLIVVSIGAFAISNIPIDSQDIQELPIYNYLAADRGNFVIDAEELTVPKVVYEKADRIEDKPRATSTSSPALEIATSYYYTNFYENSPATIELIVENRADTPIFVYSYGVELSDEKYKGQETGHTIEPGEKEKIGFICIDIPANVESMDIKLGFGILAKTSSGQWYDYGLQFLEEISLEVMPIVNETTIEYISNKEPLFTITNDKVDPRSEDVRALAASGAMVYPGEYNIYQVCSLFDHVKSEIKYMSDPRGDDYWATPDETLKVYAGDCDDSAILLSSLIEAIGGSTRMYFTDTHAFTTVYIGKDDEARDNIDAVKKYYECVPVYYATDEYGSWLILDTTSGLYAGDLPAGAMPTDDAWVFTNTETVNIIDIIPD, from the coding sequence ATGGTATGTCGTCACTGCCTGTTAATAACCATAATATATTTCCTGATAGTGGTTTCGATCGGAGCATTTGCCATATCCAACATTCCAATTGATTCCCAGGACATACAAGAGCTGCCCATATACAACTATTTAGCAGCCGACAGGGGCAATTTTGTCATCGATGCCGAAGAACTTACAGTTCCAAAGGTCGTTTATGAGAAAGCTGACCGTATCGAAGACAAACCTCGTGCCACCTCGACCAGTTCCCCGGCATTAGAGATCGCTACTTCATACTACTACACTAATTTCTATGAGAACAGTCCCGCAACAATAGAACTCATTGTTGAGAACAGGGCAGACACACCCATCTTCGTTTATAGCTATGGCGTCGAATTGTCTGATGAAAAATATAAGGGACAGGAAACAGGACATACCATAGAACCCGGTGAAAAAGAAAAGATCGGATTTATCTGTATCGATATTCCTGCAAATGTCGAATCCATGGACATAAAACTGGGATTCGGGATACTTGCAAAAACGAGCTCTGGCCAATGGTATGATTATGGATTACAGTTTTTGGAAGAGATAAGTCTTGAAGTAATGCCCATAGTGAATGAAACCACTATAGAGTACATATCTAACAAAGAACCGCTATTCACGATCACAAATGACAAGGTGGACCCAAGAAGTGAAGATGTGCGTGCACTTGCCGCCTCCGGCGCAATGGTATATCCCGGAGAGTACAACATATACCAGGTATGTTCACTTTTCGACCATGTGAAGAGCGAGATCAAATACATGAGCGACCCCAGAGGAGATGATTATTGGGCCACGCCTGATGAAACACTGAAAGTCTATGCCGGTGACTGTGACGATTCGGCCATCCTGCTTTCTTCTCTTATAGAAGCTATTGGCGGAAGTACCAGAATGTACTTTACCGACACTCATGCCTTTACAACCGTATACATAGGAAAAGATGATGAAGCAAGGGATAACATTGATGCAGTAAAAAAATACTACGAATGTGTTCCCGTGTATTATGCAACCGATGAATATGGATCATGGCTGATACTGGACACAACATCCGGCCTTTATGCAGGAGACCTTCCAGCCGGAGCAATGCCAACAGATGATGCATGGGTCTTTACGAATACAGAAACAGTTAATATAATAGATATTATTCCTGACTGA
- the mptN gene encoding tetrahydromethanopterin:alpha-L-glutamate ligase, protein MKKIGIIVTDPDDPTAIAFGKACQRNKVSHQIMDLKKAEVSTGGRTEWHIGKIDPLQFDAIIVRDVGAGAFEGVSFRFDILRQLEEEGILVVNSPSAIQNAANKYYASCLLSGKGLPIPKTKVVQDPESAIEVLEEMKDAVIKPVFGYKGMGIHRIKNGTLIPGNGTDQKKLVPEKIGQLMEQRGMLYIQEFIENPGRDIRAFVVNGKLIGAIYRTAPEGSWINNLSQGGSVSQCKLSAEQEDICIKAAGSIGAFFAGVDLVEKRDTSGNKADESLILEVNGTPSVAGIYKAWGINAADDIIRDVIKEI, encoded by the coding sequence ATGAAAAAGATAGGGATCATTGTAACAGATCCTGATGATCCGACAGCTATTGCCTTTGGAAAAGCTTGCCAGAGGAACAAGGTTAGCCATCAGATCATGGATCTTAAGAAAGCAGAAGTATCAACCGGAGGTCGAACTGAGTGGCATATAGGAAAAATAGATCCACTGCAATTCGATGCCATCATTGTCAGGGACGTCGGTGCCGGAGCGTTCGAGGGAGTGTCTTTCCGCTTTGACATCCTCAGACAGCTCGAAGAAGAAGGGATCCTTGTTGTCAATTCACCCTCTGCAATCCAAAATGCTGCTAACAAATATTATGCATCCTGCCTGCTGTCCGGCAAAGGGTTACCCATCCCAAAAACAAAGGTAGTCCAGGATCCTGAAAGTGCAATAGAAGTGCTCGAAGAAATGAAGGATGCGGTTATTAAACCTGTTTTTGGATATAAGGGGATGGGAATCCACAGAATAAAGAACGGCACACTTATCCCTGGTAATGGAACAGACCAGAAAAAACTTGTTCCGGAAAAGATCGGCCAACTTATGGAACAGAGAGGGATGTTATACATTCAGGAATTTATCGAGAATCCGGGCAGGGATATCCGGGCATTTGTTGTTAATGGAAAGCTCATCGGTGCAATATACAGGACTGCACCGGAAGGATCATGGATCAACAACCTAAGTCAGGGCGGATCTGTATCCCAATGTAAATTGTCTGCGGAGCAGGAAGATATCTGCATAAAAGCTGCCGGATCCATCGGGGCTTTCTTTGCAGGAGTTGATCTTGTAGAAAAGAGAGATACAAGTGGCAATAAAGCAGACGAGAGTCTCATATTAGAGGTAAATGGTACACCATCGGTGGCAGGGATATATAAGGCATGGGGAATTAATGCTGCTGATGATATCATAAGGGATGTTATCAAAGAGATATAA
- a CDS encoding DUF366 family protein, with translation MECIILDEILDYDGSQISSLWAYNLKGIQQDSIVAFRGGCDVKLEHMIDLEDKRMGDLIYSPDMLHFLIEHFDSTDLKLVYARQRLFTAIVAEVLLENGVVTTRQGDDLFADGKKLTISIASTSAVSQKIHFGINVSHDFYGNLADIGIDEVKAVGLLGAISNKYASEIDDIEKDLRKSRPLDVV, from the coding sequence ATGGAATGTATAATTCTTGATGAAATATTGGATTATGACGGAAGTCAGATCTCCTCTTTGTGGGCATACAACCTGAAGGGTATCCAGCAGGATTCCATTGTTGCTTTCAGAGGTGGCTGTGATGTGAAGCTCGAACATATGATCGATCTTGAGGACAAGCGGATGGGAGATTTGATCTATTCTCCTGACATGCTTCATTTTCTTATAGAACACTTTGATTCCACTGACCTTAAGCTCGTCTATGCACGACAGCGACTGTTCACTGCAATTGTGGCAGAGGTGCTTCTGGAGAATGGTGTAGTGACCACAAGGCAGGGAGATGACCTTTTTGCAGATGGCAAAAAACTGACGATCTCTATTGCAAGTACTTCTGCAGTATCCCAGAAGATCCATTTCGGGATCAATGTGTCCCATGATTTTTATGGCAACCTGGCGGATATTGGTATCGATGAGGTGAAAGCGGTAGGACTTCTTGGAGCTATATCTAACAAATATGCATCTGAGATCGATGATATCGAAAAAGACCTTCGCAAATCCCGGCCATTGGATGTGGTATGA
- the truD gene encoding tRNA pseudouridine(13) synthase TruD, producing MYKVPPVEEQIGIELYSSITPGIGGALRRQIEDFGVIEITNREEGDEGKYLIAELTKHNWETHHLIRDISRILGISQKRIGFAGTKDKRAVTTQKISFYDVTEEKVEKINLKDVELKILGRSNRSVELGDLTGNEFVITVREIDLEKAELESRMQQTTESIKEQGGVPNFFGIQRFGAFRPITHVVGESIVRGDIEKAAIDYIAAAYPDEPEETRELREMVFTKRDYVEGLKGYPLQLRYERAMMHHLVSNPEDFAGAIETLPMNIMKMFVHAYQSYIYNTIICQRIKKGLPLNMAVVGDIVCFKNKSGLPDNSRIERVTEDNIDGMNNLVKRKRAFVTAPLIGYDTEIALGIPGEIERDVLEKLDVPLEGFKVPAMEKMGSKGLRREILLGVEPKYSISEDELNAGKYSVKLDFSLPKGSYATTVLREYMKVEPSRMS from the coding sequence ATGTACAAAGTCCCACCTGTAGAAGAACAGATAGGAATAGAACTTTACAGCAGCATTACCCCCGGCATAGGAGGAGCACTTCGAAGACAGATAGAGGACTTCGGAGTCATTGAGATCACAAATAGGGAAGAGGGAGATGAAGGAAAATACCTCATTGCCGAGCTTACCAAACACAATTGGGAAACACACCATCTGATAAGGGATATTTCAAGAATACTGGGGATCAGCCAGAAACGTATTGGTTTTGCAGGCACCAAGGATAAAAGAGCCGTTACAACGCAAAAGATAAGTTTTTATGATGTTACTGAGGAAAAGGTCGAAAAGATAAATCTCAAGGATGTTGAACTAAAGATCCTCGGAAGATCTAACAGGAGTGTAGAGCTTGGGGATCTTACAGGAAACGAGTTCGTGATAACTGTAAGGGAAATCGATCTTGAGAAGGCTGAGCTGGAAAGCAGAATGCAACAGACCACAGAATCCATAAAGGAACAGGGAGGAGTCCCTAACTTCTTTGGGATCCAGCGTTTCGGAGCATTCCGTCCCATCACTCATGTTGTCGGCGAATCCATCGTAAGAGGAGATATCGAAAAAGCAGCTATCGACTATATAGCAGCTGCCTATCCCGATGAGCCGGAAGAGACAAGAGAACTACGTGAAATGGTCTTTACCAAACGGGATTATGTAGAAGGATTGAAAGGTTACCCATTACAATTGAGATATGAGCGTGCTATGATGCATCATCTGGTCTCCAATCCGGAGGATTTTGCCGGAGCTATTGAGACCTTACCAATGAACATCATGAAAATGTTCGTTCATGCATACCAGTCATACATCTACAATACCATTATTTGCCAGCGTATAAAGAAGGGATTGCCACTTAACATGGCTGTCGTAGGAGATATTGTCTGCTTTAAGAACAAGTCAGGTCTTCCTGACAATTCCCGTATTGAAAGGGTCACCGAGGATAACATCGATGGCATGAACAATCTTGTAAAGAGGAAAAGAGCATTCGTGACAGCGCCTTTGATCGGTTATGACACGGAAATTGCATTAGGAATTCCAGGAGAGATCGAAAGAGATGTACTGGAAAAGCTGGATGTGCCTCTTGAAGGGTTTAAAGTGCCTGCCATGGAGAAGATGGGATCAAAAGGTCTTCGACGCGAGATCTTACTTGGAGTGGAACCGAAATATAGCATCAGTGAAGACGAACTGAACGCTGGAAAATATAGTGTTAAACTTGATTTTAGCCTTCCAAAGGGAAGCTACGCCACAACTGTTCTGAGAGAATACATGAAAGTGGAACCTTCAAGAATGAGCTGA
- the ala gene encoding alanine dehydrogenase, with product MDVLWLDQNDVRSLLNIPDAMDAVEKAFEQHGRKKVQMPPKSYLYFESHNGDLRTMPAYLEEQDVAGVKIVNVHPDNREKGLPTVMALFILNSTATGAPLAVMDATYLTDIRTGAAGGIAAKYLARPESRVLGIVGSGNQARTQLLAIANVFDLEEIKVYSAHRTRGEQFKLEMEGKAGCSITVCSSIEDVCDCDILVTVTPVREPIVRSEWIKPGTHINAIGADAAGKEELEPSILVCSRVVVDDMAQASHSGEVNVPLSSGVIGVEDICCELGEVIAGLKPGRLDNSEITIFDSTGLAIQDVATALLVYHTAKGKSVGKKLPMF from the coding sequence TTGGATGTTCTATGGCTGGACCAGAACGATGTAAGGTCATTGCTTAATATTCCTGATGCAATGGATGCTGTTGAGAAAGCATTTGAACAGCATGGCAGGAAGAAAGTTCAGATGCCTCCAAAGTCCTATCTGTATTTTGAAAGCCACAATGGTGACCTGCGTACGATGCCTGCATATCTTGAAGAGCAGGATGTGGCAGGTGTGAAGATCGTGAATGTCCATCCGGATAATCGGGAGAAAGGTCTGCCTACCGTTATGGCGCTTTTCATCCTGAATTCCACAGCAACAGGGGCTCCGCTTGCTGTTATGGATGCTACCTACCTGACAGATATCAGAACAGGTGCAGCAGGTGGTATTGCAGCAAAATATCTCGCACGTCCGGAATCCCGTGTCCTGGGGATCGTGGGGTCAGGTAATCAGGCGAGAACGCAATTGCTTGCTATTGCTAACGTTTTCGATCTTGAGGAGATCAAGGTCTATAGTGCACATAGGACTCGTGGTGAACAGTTTAAACTGGAGATGGAGGGTAAAGCAGGCTGTAGCATTACTGTGTGTTCATCAATAGAGGATGTATGTGATTGCGATATTCTTGTTACTGTAACTCCTGTAAGGGAACCTATTGTGAGGAGTGAGTGGATCAAACCAGGTACTCACATAAATGCAATTGGTGCTGATGCTGCAGGTAAGGAGGAACTTGAACCGTCTATATTAGTATGTTCCAGGGTAGTTGTGGATGACATGGCTCAGGCATCACACTCAGGTGAGGTTAATGTTCCTTTGTCAAGTGGAGTTATTGGGGTCGAAGATATCTGCTGTGAACTTGGTGAAGTTATCGCAGGGCTAAAACCCGGAAGGTTGGATAATTCGGAGATAACGATATTTGATTCTACGGGTCTTGCGATACAGGATGTTGCAACTGCACTTCTTGTCTATCATACAGCAAAGGGCAAAAGTGTAGGTAAAAAGCTTCCTATGTTCTGA
- a CDS encoding 7-carboxy-7-deazaguanine synthase QueE has protein sequence MQVPVSEIFCSVQGEGPHVGVRQAFVRFVGCNLNCSYCDTNVETPTVCKFEKVPGTNVFQDMPNPLSVRDVSELLDSYENVHSISLTGGEPLLEADFIAELDVSRPLYLESNMTLPHMAKKIKDKVSYVSGDVKLINEFEGEDFAAHLERTIECFHMLRNTKERECFCKLVITKDTVSDDVLGIVDAISGYVSCVVLQPVTQKHLAPEIDVMLKLQKDLLDSIDTLIIPQTHKMWGCL, from the coding sequence ATGCAGGTGCCGGTCAGTGAGATATTTTGCTCTGTTCAGGGGGAAGGTCCTCATGTGGGCGTGAGGCAGGCTTTCGTAAGATTCGTTGGCTGTAATCTCAATTGTTCATACTGTGACACAAATGTTGAGACACCTACCGTCTGCAAATTTGAAAAAGTTCCCGGGACAAACGTATTCCAAGACATGCCAAATCCTCTTAGCGTGAGGGATGTCAGTGAGCTGCTGGATAGCTATGAGAATGTTCATTCCATATCCCTCACAGGCGGAGAACCTCTTCTTGAGGCCGATTTTATTGCAGAGCTGGATGTGTCAAGGCCTCTGTACCTTGAATCTAATATGACGCTTCCACATATGGCAAAGAAGATCAAGGACAAGGTCTCCTATGTGTCAGGGGATGTGAAGCTTATTAATGAGTTCGAGGGAGAGGATTTTGCAGCTCATCTTGAAAGGACCATAGAATGTTTTCACATGCTTCGCAACACGAAGGAAAGGGAATGCTTTTGCAAACTGGTCATCACAAAGGACACGGTATCTGATGACGTACTGGGGATCGTAGATGCTATTTCAGGATATGTTTCCTGTGTGGTACTTCAACCGGTGACACAGAAACATCTTGCTCCTGAAATTGATGTTATGCTTAAGTTACAAAAGGATCTGCTTGATTCAATAGATACTTTGATAATTCCTCAAACACATAAGATGTGGGGTTGTTTATAA
- the nifB gene encoding nitrogenase cofactor biosynthesis protein NifB translates to MRKISEHPCYNKDAQHKYGRIHLAVAPKCNIQCNYCDRKFDCVNESRPGVTSEVLTPQEALEKTRLVLKDYPFIKVVAVAGPGDPLANDETFETLELIKDEFPDVTLCLSTNGLALPDKMDDLLRAGVSTLTVTLNAIDPEIQAKIVDHIAYKGKSYTGVEAAEILIKNQLEGIKMAVEAGLVVKINTVLIPEINKDHILEVAKKVRELGVFIMNIMPLICQAKFADMEPPSDQERKEVQALCEPYVQQMRHCRQCRSDAYGLLGKDLSQMSEERRNVIKMESIKKMEHEE, encoded by the coding sequence ATGAGAAAGATCTCAGAACATCCTTGTTATAATAAAGACGCACAGCACAAATATGGCCGCATTCACCTGGCTGTAGCTCCAAAATGCAACATCCAGTGCAATTATTGTGATCGCAAGTTCGATTGTGTAAATGAGAGCCGTCCTGGTGTGACAAGTGAAGTACTGACCCCTCAGGAAGCACTAGAAAAGACAAGGCTTGTTCTCAAGGATTATCCTTTCATCAAGGTAGTTGCAGTAGCAGGTCCTGGTGATCCTCTTGCCAATGATGAGACCTTTGAGACCCTTGAACTCATCAAGGACGAATTCCCTGATGTAACTCTTTGTCTTAGTACAAACGGATTGGCACTTCCGGATAAGATGGATGATCTTCTAAGGGCGGGTGTCAGCACACTGACTGTAACGCTTAACGCCATTGATCCTGAGATACAGGCAAAGATCGTGGACCATATAGCTTACAAAGGCAAGTCCTACACAGGGGTGGAAGCTGCAGAGATCCTGATCAAGAATCAGCTTGAAGGCATAAAGATGGCAGTTGAAGCCGGACTTGTTGTCAAGATCAATACGGTACTTATTCCGGAGATCAACAAGGATCATATTTTAGAGGTTGCAAAGAAAGTACGCGAACTTGGCGTCTTTATCATGAACATAATGCCTCTTATCTGTCAGGCAAAGTTTGCAGACATGGAGCCACCTTCTGATCAAGAACGCAAGGAAGTACAGGCTCTCTGTGAGCCTTATGTACAACAGATGCGCCACTGCCGCCAGTGCAGGTCTGATGCATATGGTCTTCTTGGCAAGGACCTGTCTCAGATGAGCGAGGAGCGCAGGAACGTTATCAAAATGGAGTCTATAAAAAAGATGGAACATGAAGAATGA
- the queC gene encoding 7-cyano-7-deazaguanine synthase QueC, which translates to MRSISLLSSGLDSIAALAIAKKTSDVVLALTFDYGQRSVRREIDHSIIICEHYGIEHRIIRLDWLQDITNTSLVNEDVDVPELSVEDLSGDNGSITEDSAKSVWVPNRNGVFLNIAASFAESYDCDHVIAGFNGEEAKTFPDNSKEFVNATDGCFSYSTANGVKVLAPLIDMDKATIVHEAMDAKAPLEWSWSCYHGGDKPCGVCESCVRRARGFHEAGLKDPLMVRLGLDI; encoded by the coding sequence ATGAGATCGATATCATTATTAAGCAGTGGACTGGATTCTATCGCTGCTCTTGCAATTGCAAAAAAGACTTCTGATGTGGTTCTGGCACTGACGTTCGATTATGGTCAGCGCTCTGTCCGGAGGGAGATCGATCATTCAATAATTATTTGTGAGCATTATGGGATAGAGCACAGGATCATCCGCCTGGATTGGTTACAGGACATAACGAATACATCTCTTGTAAACGAGGATGTGGATGTTCCTGAGCTATCGGTCGAGGATCTCTCCGGGGATAATGGTAGCATCACTGAAGACTCTGCAAAGAGTGTATGGGTTCCTAACAGGAATGGTGTTTTTTTGAACATTGCAGCAAGCTTTGCTGAAAGCTATGATTGCGATCATGTTATTGCAGGATTCAATGGGGAGGAGGCAAAGACCTTCCCTGATAATTCTAAAGAGTTCGTTAATGCAACAGATGGGTGTTTCTCTTACTCAACTGCAAATGGTGTAAAAGTTCTTGCACCTCTAATTGATATGGACAAGGCAACTATAGTGCATGAGGCAATGGATGCAAAGGCACCACTTGAGTGGAGCTGGAGTTGTTATCACGGTGGAGATAAGCCATGCGGAGTATGTGAAAGCTGTGTAAGACGTGCGCGTGGTTTCCATGAGGCTGGCTTAAAGGATCCTCTTATGGTTAGATTGGGACTGGATATTTAA
- a CDS encoding methanogenesis marker 2 protein gives MDIEQLAANLRNFEGVTRKKPIADIVNMFEDVRSEYGETIVDFGDDAAVLDTGGDEVILFAADAIWGKIALESPWWTGYTSVVVNVNDISAMGGRPVAMVNVMSSCDSEACKEMMRGIKDGVKKFGVPMVGGHVHPDTPYNSLGVAIIGVAKKDCIVRSDMAKPGDAVIAAYDMDGRVGKNSPYSWDTTSFKDAQTVRDRFLVMQTLAEKKLLTAGKDISNPGTVGTLGMLCETSKVGASVDVTKIPMPEGLELEQWLKIYPATGYILTAKPENCDECIRIFEDVGIAAAVVGEINDSQKVDIYSGDRKAVVFDLNTDAITGIDMETDDI, from the coding sequence TTGGATATTGAACAACTGGCTGCAAACCTTCGAAACTTTGAAGGTGTGACCCGCAAGAAACCTATAGCTGACATTGTCAATATGTTCGAGGACGTGCGCAGTGAATACGGTGAGACCATCGTGGATTTTGGCGATGATGCAGCGGTACTCGATACTGGTGGCGATGAAGTCATACTATTTGCTGCCGATGCCATCTGGGGCAAGATCGCACTTGAAAGTCCCTGGTGGACAGGATATACTTCCGTTGTTGTAAATGTTAATGACATCTCCGCAATGGGTGGAAGACCTGTTGCGATGGTCAATGTCATGTCCTCCTGTGATTCTGAAGCATGCAAAGAGATGATGCGTGGTATCAAGGATGGGGTAAAGAAGTTCGGTGTCCCCATGGTTGGAGGGCATGTTCATCCTGATACTCCTTATAATTCACTTGGTGTTGCTATTATTGGTGTTGCAAAGAAGGACTGCATTGTCAGAAGCGACATGGCAAAGCCGGGTGATGCAGTAATAGCTGCCTATGATATGGACGGCCGTGTGGGCAAAAATTCCCCTTACAGCTGGGATACTACCTCTTTTAAGGATGCACAAACCGTTCGCGACCGTTTCCTTGTGATGCAGACTCTCGCTGAGAAGAAGTTGCTGACAGCAGGAAAGGATATCAGCAATCCGGGAACCGTGGGAACGCTTGGAATGCTATGTGAGACCAGCAAAGTTGGCGCATCTGTGGATGTTACAAAGATCCCTATGCCAGAAGGCCTTGAGCTGGAGCAGTGGCTTAAAATCTATCCTGCAACCGGCTATATTTTAACTGCAAAACCGGAGAACTGTGATGAGTGTATCCGGATATTTGAAGATGTTGGAATTGCTGCGGCTGTGGTCGGTGAGATCAACGATTCTCAAAAAGTGGATATTTATTCAGGTGACCGGAAGGCAGTTGTCTTTGATCTTAACACCGATGCCATTACAGGTATCGATATGGAAACAGATGATATATAA
- the queD gene encoding 6-carboxytetrahydropterin synthase QueD: MTKMRLGIIEYIDSAHYLPEHETCGIVHGHTYKIEIVLEGEKKENGMVMDFYEIKKTVREVLKNYDHKLLNDILPFPSAENMCEHIHADLSEKLGYPLSVKVWEGHGKWCELNGLE; the protein is encoded by the coding sequence ATGACAAAAATGAGACTTGGAATAATAGAATACATCGATAGTGCACATTATTTGCCTGAACATGAGACCTGTGGCATTGTCCATGGTCACACTTATAAAATAGAGATAGTTCTCGAGGGCGAGAAAAAGGAAAACGGAATGGTCATGGATTTCTATGAGATCAAGAAGACCGTGCGTGAAGTCCTGAAGAACTATGACCACAAGCTCCTTAATGATATTCTCCCATTCCCAAGTGCAGAGAATATGTGTGAGCATATTCATGCAGACCTGTCTGAAAAGCTGGGTTATCCGCTTTCTGTAAAGGTCTGGGAAGGTCATGGTAAGTGGTGTGAACTGAATGGTTTGGAGTGA
- the pth2 gene encoding peptidyl-tRNA hydrolase Pth2 has product MAEYKQCIVIRDDLKLSKGKLAVQVAHAAVSAAEWADRSDLEKWKEGGQKKVVLRAEKLQDLFELKEKARREGLSTALITDAGLTEIAPGTITVLGIGPAKAEAIDKITGSLKLL; this is encoded by the coding sequence ATGGCAGAATATAAACAGTGTATTGTGATCAGGGATGACCTGAAGCTCTCAAAAGGGAAACTTGCAGTACAGGTCGCCCACGCTGCGGTATCAGCTGCGGAATGGGCTGACCGGTCTGACCTTGAAAAATGGAAAGAGGGAGGACAGAAGAAAGTGGTATTAAGGGCAGAGAAACTTCAGGACCTTTTTGAACTTAAGGAAAAAGCAAGACGTGAAGGACTATCTACAGCATTGATCACCGATGCAGGTCTTACCGAGATAGCACCTGGAACGATCACCGTCCTGGGGATCGGGCCGGCAAAAGCGGAAGCTATTGACAAGATCACAGGTTCCTTGAAATTGTTATAA